Proteins found in one Aethina tumida isolate Nest 87 chromosome 1, icAetTumi1.1, whole genome shotgun sequence genomic segment:
- the LOC109608865 gene encoding uncharacterized protein LOC109608865, translated as MASLLNAELPINKYNSKIRKCLQRFLDPNFKVRNDVYLNSLYLNITKLELSEEYPLDTDPYIIWLKKALNAWSSGSHPSPCVITFSLNLTSYLCKRELTFVKLQTFQCLDKLVLMFSLDDISISQNLKHAFIKILNACLEHEGGVRWIMTTNFCCNVLAFILTNQTIYITREGYKFVAGLLEKASKIDLEYCVNFIEIILSPLKEQYQFNRENDEQVAIIDNDALFRNLEPTLLLLSGIFEIFLENITPASDFVIIKMFMQRYEIEDVIYKYFVISQCKEFALCLSKVLLPIPFFVLSEEVLRAREMNSYIGTKFLKKLYKVFTESINKNYTDNILQLCYWSSKYEKIAFKDLVKQVLVKQDKPEDIFEHQMLLLQSIPIIGIGYKLRDEQKELLEQDEIRGLFMDKVFKRTTQSTMRTIYNWRKYKLTAPISFDDATLSLNYLLKSRVFYSRTPAIMAFQSMIYCLNDLIHTLKEKPEFVMTLSEEQTFLATLLEAIAIYVAEYEITWRDSVETICVMDLVFELLKFPHWSTTVVVKALKLIEIAVSKYMTPNMVLLVDINKDSAIGMIGTLLYGKLHDPTWEVRDSALEVLRTISENAVSKFPSFQKVILESDLTSLVIKMALNDRESFVRMTAVKCLQCMIVINDLWIDIKEVQNLHNCMLNSIIYETEAIVRKEVVCLVTKSYENQLFPDKVIDRVYDTMCHASLSDLHWEVKVNALSFWEQVIKLHLQNQGMIDGIFPKMTFSKETKKIVTLTNAEIQKRLNKVLNQLNWTGCLSVLISGIKDDCDLEVSKKALAITQPFLNLLKQYEVDSCNIENNTPPSPLHMNFNNSPAPSSSYSDHGSRTDESIASPFSVNSPYLSSVDSGINTNSPVYAPVPDYSEDIVEDILNNRDLNLLQGMLNPDDRPPNGVLPLKKRRTTTPKEFLEFTSQDLERLIGEKQNWIKSIDDFDSLLNDILREYHEDNINNMDCY; from the exons ATGGCAAGTTTATTAAACGCGGAGCTGCCGATAAACAAATACAACAGCAAGATCAGGAAATGTTTGCAACGTTTTCTGGATCCGAATTTCAAAGTCAGAAATGATGTTTACTTGAATTCACTGTATTTGAATATCACAAAATTAg aactCTCTGAAGAATACCCATTAGACACCGATCCCTATATAATATGGCTGAAGAAGGCGTTGAACGCTTGGAGCTCAGGCTCACACCCTTCTCCCTGCGTTATCACATTCTCGTTGAACCTCACCAGCTACCTGTGCAAAAGAGAGCTGACTTTTGTTAAGTTACAGACATTCCAATGTCTCGACAAGCTAGTTCTCATGTTCAGTCTCGACGACATATCCATTTCACAGAATCTGAAGCAcgctttcattaaaattttgaacgcCTGCTTAGAACACGAGGGTGGGGTGAGATGGATCATGACGACTAATTTTTGTTGCAACGTGCTGGCGTTCATCCTGACAAACCAGACCATTTACATAACGCGCGAGGGATACAAATTTGTGGCTGGGTTGTTGGAGAAAGCATCGAAAATTGATTTAGAATACTGTGTGAATTTTATCGAAATTATTTTGTCGCCGCTGAAGGAACAGTATCAGTTCAATAGAGAGAATGATGAGCAGGTGGCGATAATAGACAACGACGCATTGTTTCGTAATTTAGAACCAACACTGCTTCTATTGAGTggcatttttgaaatattcttaGAAAATATCACTCCAGCAAgtgattttgttattattaaaatgtttatgcaAAGATACGAAATCGAGGATGTCATCTATAAGTACTTTGTAATCTCTCAATGCAAAGAATTCGCTTTGTGTTTATCAAAGGTATTGCTTCCAATCCCATTTTTTGTATTGTCAGAAGAAGTTCTGAGAGCCAGAGAGATGAACAGTTATATTGGaacgaaatttttaaagaaattatataaagtttttaccgaaagtattaacaaaaattatacggATAATATTCTTCAACTCTGCTACTGGAGCAGCAAGTATGAGAAAATTGCTTTTAAAGATCTGGTAAAGCAAGTATTAGTAAAACAAGATAAACCAGAAGATATTTTTGAGCATCAAATGCTTTTGTTACAAAGTATTCCAATAATCGGAATAGGGTACAAATTGAGAG atgaACAAAAAGAACTCCTTGAACAGGACGAAATTAGAGGGTTATTTATGGACAAGGTCTTTAAAAGGACAACCCAATCCACTATGAGGACCATCTATAACTGGAGAAAGTATAAACTCACCGCTCCTATATCATTCGATGATGCCACACTATCCCTAAACTATCTCTTAAAATCACGAGTATTTTATTCCCGTACACCGGCCATTATGGCTTTTCAA TCAATGATATATTGTTTGAACGATTTGATCCACACTCTAAAGGAAAAACCGGAATTCGTAATGACGCTATCTGAAGAGCAAACTTTCCTCGCGACTCTCCTGGAAGCAATAGCAATTTATGTGGCTGAATACGAAATCACGTGGCGCGACAGCGTGGAAACAATCTGCGTGATGGATCTGGTCTTTGAGTTACTTAAGTTCCCACATTGGAGCACCACA GTGGTAGTTAAAGCACTAAAACTGATCGAGATCGCAGTTTCCAAGTATATGACTCCGAACATGGTGTTGCTGGTCGATATTAATAAGGACTCGGCAATAGGCATGATCGGAACACTACTCTATGGGAAGCTGCACGATCCGACTTGGGAAGTTCGAGACAGCGCTCTAGAAGTTTTACGGACTATTTCGGAAAATGCTGTTTCAA aGTTCCCATCATTTCAGAAAGTTATATTAGAGTCAGATCTTACAAGCCTTGTGATTAAGATGGCGTTAAACGACAGGGAAAGCTTCGTGAGAATGACTGCAGTCAAATGTTTGCAGTGCATGATAGTGATTAATGATCTGTGGATTGACATCAAAGAAGTACAAAATCTACAT aattgcatgttaaACTCTATTATTTATGAGACTGAAGCCATTGTGCGAAAAGAAGTGGTTTGTTTGGTCACTAAGTCATACGAAAATCAATTGTTCCCCGACAAGGTGATTGATAGAGTGTATGATACAATGTGCCACGCTTCGTTATCCGATCTTCATTGGGAAGTTAAAGTAAACGCTCTTAGTTTTTGGGAGCAAGTTATAAAACTTCATCTACAAAATCAAGGAATGATTGACGGCATCTTTCCCAAGATGACGTTTTCCAAAGAAACTAAGAAAATCGTTACCCTTACGAACGCCGAAATTCAAAAAAGACTgaataaagtattaaatcaGCTGAATTGGACCGGATGTCTTTCAGTTTTGATTTCGGGTATTAAGGACGACTGCGATCTGGAGGTCTCCAAGAAAGCTCTGGCAATTACGCAGCCGTTCCTAAACCTCTTAAAACAGTATGAAGTTGACTCTTGCAATATCGAAAACAACACACCTCCCAGCCCATTGCATatgaattttaacaattcaccAGCCCCAAGTTCATCCTACAGCGACCACGGAAGCAGAACTGATGAATCCATAGCCAGCCCTTTTTCAGTGAATTCTCCATACTTAAGTTCCGTCGATTCTGGAATTAATACGAACAGTCCTGTGTATGCCCCAGTTCCAGATTATTCTGAGGATATTGTAGAAGATATATTGAACAATCGAGACTTAAACTTACTTCAAGGAATGCTAAATCCAGATGATCGCCCTCCTAATGGTGTTTTGCCCCTGAAAAAAAGGCGAACGACTACACCAAAAGAATTTTTGGAGTTCACAAGTCAAGACCTAGAACGTTTGATTGgcgaaaaacaaaattggatCAAATCAATAGACGACTTCGATTCGTTGTTGAACGATATATTACGAGAATATCATgaagataatataaataacatggACTGTTACTAA